From the Kogia breviceps isolate mKogBre1 chromosome 10, mKogBre1 haplotype 1, whole genome shotgun sequence genome, the window ATTATACAGAAAAGTGCTGTAAAATATGTATTTGCTAAATATTGGAAACAAGCGAAATGTTTATTAATAGGGTAATGATGAGTAAGTTACAGTACATGATCTTGATGGAACATAATTCATTCTGTCATTGGTTAAACAAATATACCGACTGCCAAGGAGTAAGAAATAGAATGAGTCAGACGCCTTCAGTGAGTACACAACCTGGCAGAGTCTTCTGAAATGATCATTACAAAACTATATAGAAACAGAGGGTTATTTGTGGCCtaatgttaagagaaaaaaaagcagattataaaACTGTACATTATGATTGCAACTCGAAACACGTGAGGGTGTGAATGAGGTCTGGTGGGCAGATGAAAATATTGTGTGGTTAGATTATAGATGATATTTTCTTTAGCATAGTCACAATTGTTTTTCAAGCTTTAAAGTTTCAGTCCATCCCAAATGTTTACTGAGAAAGGGAAAACTGCTCCTGGGACCCTTGCTGTCCAGGTTGGCAGTGGCATGAATGATGGGGTTCTCTCCAGATGGGGTTGCCACCAGTTGATTGGGAGGAAATGTTCCAGGCAGTCCGGGAGGGTTGAGTCAGGAAAGGCTATCAACCTGTATATCTATGAGTGTCCATTGAGCGCCACTGTAGGAGCCAGCCTCCTCTGTGTCTGAGCTACACCACGCAGCAGAGCCCGCAAGGCCCTTCCAAGCTCTGTCAACAGCACCACATAAGCATGGTGCCAGGTGGAGGAAAAGCTGAAGTCTGGGAACCAGACAAGAGGGTTGGAACCTGCACGAGTTAGAGGCTGGTTCCTCATGCTGGAAAGGATCCTTCCTACATGAAAAGTTCTATTACCtaccattctacagatgaggaaactgaaattcagtTGTCCCCAAATTACCCAGAGGATAAGTGATAGAGTTGGGATTGGAAACCATGCCTTCTCAGTTTGGGCCagtgtctttttctgtttatCCCCCTGGGCTCTGGAGCAGGTGGCGATGCATGCGGCCAGATTGAAGAGACATGACTGACAAGGTGGCTGGAGTACTTTGTGAAAGGGAGGTACTGGCGAATCTGTTGGTGGAACCACATGATGGAGGGTGTCAGAGGCCAGGCATTTGAGCTTGGACTTGATGCAGTAGGCTCTGGGGAACCTTTGTAGGTTTGGGGACACGACAGAGGGGGTTTAATGAAGAAGAGGCTGGTGGTGTGTGCTGGCTGGTATGATCGGGATGGGGCTGGGCTAGATGCAGGTAAAGTTGGTGGGCAACTCTTGTTATAACTGATCAAAGCAGCACCCACTCCTCCAGCTTCTTGGAAATATGTCTTCATGCATCTCCAGCCACAAGATTGGAATGGAAGCTGCCATCTTATCTATGTCTTCCCTGTGGATACCACCACGTGGTCCAAGGATGAGAATCTGATACAAACTTGGCCAATCAGAGCCCTTCCCTGGGAATTTTGACCTTGGGACCAGAGGGATATAGGTCTCATTCCCTCTCTGATTACAAAGCTTTGTTATGTGAGTCTGGGATCTCTGTTACCACTCAGAGATTTgagagtcagagagaggaagTTCTAGCTAGATTCAATCTCTAGTTTTCACTCACTCTGAGGATTTGCCACCCCCTTGCCCACCATTACAATGCGAATGATACTGCCTCTTTTCAGGCTAAATTAATCTGAGTTGAATTTTTGTAATTTGTAAACAAGAAACTCTTGACATTGGCGGTAAGAAACATGCCTATCCTTTATCATTCAGATTTTGAGCACAATTCTCAAAAATACTTTCAGGATTGCTTTTGGGCATCAGGCCAATTGTTTCTTGCatgtaagaaatttaaaaatctgtcctCATTGTTCAGTATCAGTTTCAGAAACTCCAGGCTTGCTGGAGGGACAAGGCTTTCAGAGGAGGATGGATGTATTTCCATCACTGGTGTAATGAGTGAAATTGCTGCTCAGAACACTTTCTTGCCTGCTCCTTTGTGATTCAGACGGGGACAGGGAGAAACTGACGTGGACGGGATGGCCACACAGGACAGCCAGGCATTTCCTGTACAGGTAGTAAAGGTATCTTCGGAACTTCTCTCCAGCAAATGCATAGATAAGGGGATTAAGGCAACAGTGGGTAAATGCAACTGTCTCGGTCACACTGAGGGCCAACCTCAGATCCCTCTTCGTGTCACAGTTGGGAAAGAAGTCATAGAGATTGAGTGTCTCTAAGAAAATCATGACGTTGTAGGGTGTCCAGAAGAGGAAAAACATGATGACCACAAGAAAGATCAGCCTAATGGctttagctttcttttggtttttgcaGGAAAAAAGTGTCCGCATGATTCTGAAGTAACAGTAACTCATAATAAGCAGGGGGAGCAGGAAGCCAAGAAAATTTATTTCtacgttgcggagaacaggccaGATTTCCTGTAGGACCTCAGGGTAGTCACCAAggcattcattttctttctgtttggtgAACATGAACTGGGGTGCAGCCACCAAGATGGCGGCTGCCCAGACGCCAAGGCTGATGGTGACGCCATGCTGCACTGTACGGTTGTTCATGGAGTTGGTGGCCAGGACAATGGCCAGGTACCTGTCGatgctgatgatggtgatgaagaaTATGCCTCCAAAAAACCCGATGAAGAAGAAGGCAGTGGTGAGTTTGCACACGGCATT encodes:
- the CX3CR1 gene encoding CX3C chemokine receptor 1 isoform X2, coding for MTRQNPLHTFSRYTITGAQVREPDGHTEFIPRLPWSLGSSSLLVGWLHPEEKQTSHPFIIRGSCVTWSQVPAQVSLLPSPWDWEPGHLNICISKRWLPALKLTEEMITFSKGYISTFQRGKKVLTMPTISPESSLEDFEYDELAEACDMGDIVALGTVFLAILYSLVLAFGLVGNLLVVFALTNNQKPKRITDVYLLNLAFSDLLFVATLPFWTHYLVNEQGLHNAVCKLTTAFFFIGFFGGIFFITIISIDRYLAIVLATNSMNNRTVQHGVTISLGVWAAAILVAAPQFMFTKQKENECLGDYPEVLQEIWPVLRNVEINFLGFLLPLLIMSYCYFRIMRTLFSCKNQKKAKAIRLIFLVVIMFFLFWTPYNVMIFLETLNLYDFFPNCDTKRDLRLALSVTETVAFTHCCLNPLIYAFAGEKFRRYLYYLYRKCLAVLCGHPVHVSFSLSPSESQRSRQESVLSSNFTHYTSDGNTSILL
- the CX3CR1 gene encoding CX3C chemokine receptor 1 isoform X1, whose product is MLSEGRKGKYSLAESAWDRVADWHIQRFPSQVQPKVLTMPTISPESSLEDFEYDELAEACDMGDIVALGTVFLAILYSLVLAFGLVGNLLVVFALTNNQKPKRITDVYLLNLAFSDLLFVATLPFWTHYLVNEQGLHNAVCKLTTAFFFIGFFGGIFFITIISIDRYLAIVLATNSMNNRTVQHGVTISLGVWAAAILVAAPQFMFTKQKENECLGDYPEVLQEIWPVLRNVEINFLGFLLPLLIMSYCYFRIMRTLFSCKNQKKAKAIRLIFLVVIMFFLFWTPYNVMIFLETLNLYDFFPNCDTKRDLRLALSVTETVAFTHCCLNPLIYAFAGEKFRRYLYYLYRKCLAVLCGHPVHVSFSLSPSESQRSRQESVLSSNFTHYTSDGNTSILL